Genomic segment of Melanotaenia boesemani isolate fMelBoe1 chromosome 10, fMelBoe1.pri, whole genome shotgun sequence:
TTTCATCATCTATGTTGTTATGTATAGTTTTTCGATTCCTTTATCCATCTGCATTCCTTACAGTTTACCCCTTGGGAGTGTTTTCTTAATGTGAAGATCTTGTACAATCATGACTGTGGGGATTTCTatcatgtttttgcttttttctattctacgttctgttttattctacaGCCGTTTAGCAGACGCTTCTCTCCAAAGCAACTAACATCTGAGAGTAAAAACACGAGCAGGAATCAGACAGGAGGGACATCATCATTAGGTGGTAGACTGCTACCATTAACCATTGTTACTGGTTTAAAATTTAGACTGAAATGCAACAATGATGCAGAAGCTGAAGCAGCTTTAACTGAAGCTCTTCGTGTGCAAAAATCCCCAAAAATGTTTAATACTTTTAAACGAACCTACCTGCTAAATGTAAACTATGCCAATACTGCAGGTTCAACACTCATGTCAACACTCAGGAAGTTTCCCAAATAAATGATCGGCCCAAATGTCAATTTCACATTTGCATGGAGACATTTAGCCTGCAGAGACTGAACAGCATGGATCAGCTGCTTGTCCACATCACATTATAGAGTTATGCAGATGTTAATCTTGATTATGTAATATTTAGTCTGCAGACGAATGGGGGGGAGGTCCTGAGTGGGCGAGGTAACAGCAACCACAGAAAGCGATGCCTTAACCAAAAGCTGGTTTTCATTATAGCCATACAGGAGGTGTGACGTGGAACCAGACCCTGCCTCGCATCCGATTGGCTGGACTGAGATGGGAGTAACAGCAAAATCCAAATTACATGTGCTTGTGTAACCCAGCAATTAAAGCAatcttcctccttctctttctctctttctttctttttctttcttcctttctttctttctttctttcttcctttctttctttttctttcttcctttctttctttctttctttctttctttctttctttttctttctttctttcttttttctttttttctttctttttctttctttcttttgttttctttctttctttctttctttctttctttctttctttctttctttctttctttctttctttctttttctttctttctttcttttttctttttttctttctttttctttctttctttctttttttctttctttctttcctctttaaaaaaatcagctaTGAGTTTTAATGCCACAAAAATTCGGATGTAAATGAGAATCCAGCAAATAGCGAAAGTATGCTGTAAATGAAAGACGTGTTCAGGGTGCATACTGGCTCACTTCACAGGTCATACATGAGGCCTCAGCCGTGCACATATGccataaaaaacataattccTTAGTGAGGAGCTTTCATAAGAGAGGAAAAGGGTGTAATGCTCCACAATGCCAGCCTGTCTGGATGCTGCAGACAGATCAGACACCCGTGAACCCCATAAAACTGAAGTCATAAAGGACAGGCCTCATCACACACCCCCAAAACCAGCTCTCCTCCCAGCACACTCCCCCATTCCTTCCCGTTTCTACCAGACATCTGCATTAACTGCAAACACATGTGGCCAAAAAGTGCAAAGTCATTCTGGTCTGCTTGTAATCAGCATGAGACGGTGAGATGGAGCCGGACAAGGCGGacatggatgtatggatggatggatggaaggatggatgggtgggtggatggatggatggatggatggatggatggatggatagatagatagatagatagatagatagatagatagatagatagatagatagatagatagatagatagatagatagatagatagatagatggatggatggatggatggatggatggatggatggatagttttCTCTATCACCTTGTTTTCATCATTATTGGTGGATTCATTTTACCATTATAATTAATGGTTGTGCTTCATTTCCAAGCCAAATACGAGCCTAATGGTTTTTGATGAAGACGTGAATCAGCGTCTGGTAAATCTGAAGTGTGACATCAAACCAGACACAACTTTGTTATAAACAGTGTACCTAAATTTGCATTAAACCACGATGTCAGCAATGATTAATTATCATGAAAGGGCTGCATGTCATTTTGCACACGGCCTCAGTATAAAGCATGCTGGCTCACATCCCCTGCTTGATCTTCCTGACCCCCCTGACTCCTGCTCATCCACCACATGGCCCCTAATCCCCCCTCTGCTGATTTGGGGTTGTGAAGCCACCATCCAGAGCCAGGGCAAATACCACCAAATGAAACACAACATCTGCTGTCACCATGGAGAAAAATGTGCCTCGCTGGTGTTACACAGAGCCAAGCCCACCTGCCAACCTGTGCTGAGATGTTTTCATGCAGTTTTACTCACCATATCACTGTAGATTTCATCAGCCAGAATGGGAACACAGTACTTGGAGGCCactggaagaaaagaaaagaaaaagttttatttttgaaatgcTGCATTTATGCATTAAACCTGAAACTTCAGCTGTGGTCTGCAGGGTGGGGTAGTAGTGCAGCTAACCTTTAAGGATCTTCTGCAGGTGTTCTTTGTCAAAGACTGAGCCACACGGGTTGGACGGGTTGGTAACAATCAGACAGGACGTCCTCTCATCGATCAGGCTCTCCAGGTGCTGCAGGTCAATCTCCCATGACCTCTCAGGCTGTGAACCAAAGATGTGAGGATAAGGATGTTACACAGTATAATCCAGTGGTGGAATTAAACTTTTATTCTTTCTCTAGATGCACTTAAAAAATAACtactttcacacatgcacaacaaAATTCCCAATCTAATGGTTTCCGCTTCTCAAAATTTCCATTGAATGTAATACTTGTGTCCCAGTGTATATGcatactgtttttgtttccagGTCTTGGACTGGAAAGATTTAACAGTGATAAtctgcagaaatgaaaaaatttaaaatgatccaAAAAGACCTGAACCCTACCTCCTACTTACCAGCAGGTTGTAAAGTTTGACCTTGATGCCCATTGAAACAGCCAGAGTCTTATATAAGGAAAAACCTGGGCATGGGACCAGAATGTTGTCCCCAGGGTTACACAGGACATTGATAGCCAGTTCAATGGCCTGACTGCAGCCGCTGGTCAGAATTACATCCTGAGAGGGAggataaaaacctgttttattcATCCGACATGAACAAAGCCAGTGTGAGAACGTAGTTCAATGCAAAGTCATGCAAACATAAGCGAGTGAGCACCTCTGCCTCTAGTGGAGCCTCCGGGCAGCTGTAAAAATTGGCCACCGCCTGCCGACTCTTTAGGTAACCTGGAAGTGCAGACAGCCTTCTTTATGTGTCTGCTGACAGGGCTCATTCAAATTCCACTTCTatcatttctgcatttaaaatatttactttgaaCCCCCTGATTTTCTTTATCAGAAAGACTCACCCACAGACGGAGCATAGCCGTTGTACTTCTGTGAGTCTATGGCATCTTTCAGGGCCTGAAGCACAGCTTCATCTGTAGGCAGGTTTCCAAACACTGTGGGGTCTCCTGGGGATCAGATGTGAAGCAAGAATCAACCCACAGTGAAAAAGGAAAACCTTAAGATTAAGATATAAGTCACATCATTGGGTTTAGGTGTTcaagtaaaaacacaatatcTCAAATTCATACTCTGTAGGTGTCCTcagaagttattttttaaacaacaggaAGCCACCTACCTATGGAAAGTGCGATCATTGGTTTGTCTGGGTTGGGGGTGAGCGTCATCCCATCCACGATGGCCCTGATGGGGTTGAGGGTGTTTTTGGCCATCTCAGAGGGCTTCACTTCCCACGTCTGCCTGCTGCTTTTGGCTTTGGCTGGATACAAGCTGCCATTCACTTTGACATGGTGTACGCCGTTCCCGTGCATGTTGACCCCCGGCCCAATCAGACTGTTAGCTTTCACCAGCTTTTTGTTGTGGACTCCATTCCCATTCATCTGAACCAAGTAAGGCTTGCTGTCCATCTTGGAGCCAAGGCTGGAGGATGATAGGCAAAGGTTGCGTAAAACGGGGCATTTTTAACACTTCTGatcctgttttcttcttcttaacaTTTTCCTGCTTTATCAGATTTATGTGACAACTTTACGGAAATTTAGACCCTTGAGATCACCGACATACAGAGTTTATTACAGATTAATCTTCAAAACACTCAAAATCAATTGCAAgtaattcagttaaaagctatGTTAGAAAATAATGAAGCATAATGAAAACCACTCTgcccctttcttttttctaagattaaaaaaacaattaaaaaacctGCTGCTTTTACTTTCGCCTACAAAATGGACGACACATGATGAGAACCATGTTCACTCTGACTGTGAttctagtttcttttttaaatgtttgaattaATGTATGAATGAATCCATGAAATTAATATAAACGCATGATCTTCTCAGCGAGAGAAGCTTCATACCAACACAGCAGCTGGACACCAGCATCCTGCTTCACGgtggtcagctgaggaggggAAGGGAGGTAGAAGACCGTATCGTCATGGCGACAGGAGAAGGGAATGAGCATGCTCAGAACCACCAGAATTCATTTAAAGAGGAATGAACGTATACATGATGGAGGAATTAttcaattcagatttaaaatcagaataaacctcCACTTACATCAGATTTACATTCAATTCGATatggtcattttcattcagatttaggtgtttactcattttaacttttattctgaattaaaggggaattaaaactcatgTAACCACCTCTGAAAGGTAAATGCTACAAAAACTGCAGTTTTATTAACCCTTGTAGGTAACCTGGGACTTTTTGTCCTTTTAGGTAattttttattcaacatttgGCCACCATTCATGTTGTGTTGCCACATGGATGGTTTTATAAGACAACATACTTTGAAATtccttattttaactttattcaaAGGTCACCAGGGACAAATTTACAAATTTTTGCTCAGATCTTTCAGTCATCTTCAGTCCAACTACCAAAAATGTAatctttgaaattatttttaatcctTTACATTCCAATTTGCtaacaaaaaagtaatataatttatatataaatttatatgtaaaaaaaatattctcccCTGTAAAGACCAGGTTTAGATCAActaaaaaatggtaaaaaaaaaaaaaaaaaaagaaaaaaaaaggaaaaatcatcACAATTTCGTTTTCATTTGGCAGAACTGCGCCTCCTAGCGGCTGGATAGCTCAGCGCATCCGTTTCCCATCCAGGAGACCAGAGCTGAGTCAGCCATGGGATGAATAttaactagggctgtcaaataattaacatttttaatcagatcaatcacagctttcaaatgaattaatcacgattaatcgtgACTACGCTTGAAatctgcccgtttttactgcatcgtatcaccagaacgagccaatgctacaaatatttactgttaacctTCTCTTGgataaacgtcagatgtcccagggtcagtgaatgcagcatgtaatgtacttctatatgttgttctgcatcatctctaccatgttctagatcagggctactcaattcggtcctacgagggccgtaatccagcaggttttccatgtatccctgcaccaacacacctgagtcaaattaatgagtcattgtgtagaacctgattggctgttagagccacctaatttgactcaggtgtgttggtgcagggatacatggaaaacctgctggattacggccctcgtaggaccgaattgagtagccctgttctagatcataattctgaaataaaacctttttttttattattaaaaaaaaacacaacagacgtgacgactgaagttaaacagccgacattgatggagaaactctgataaaactgatgatctggataaaaacagctttttccttttatcattggagtgtgtttgtgcagcagtgataaaagtcctccagcagcttcacccaaagtaacacctgctgataaaacacatcactggctgcttgttttactagtttttattcactttttacatcagatgatcactttagttgtaataatcagttcaatatttcataaaatctaaaaaggTGAAAAGAGTGTGTTAATGCGCCCACATTCTCCACGGAGGTGACGTCCATGTGctgctccattaatgctgtttattctcaaatccatccatgaACCAGCTGGCTGATCTTTCCCGCCGCGCCTCTCCACGTCCCGCCGTCATAACGGAGAAATGATGGGTGTGTGGGGCTCGTTAATTCCGTAAAAActttaacgcaattaattacataagtTAATTAACACCGTTaacgcgttatttttgacagccctattattatatatatatatatatatatattaacaccttccagttgggtccttaagACCCTTAACGCTGCTGCCTGCCGCCGTAAGTCGCTAATGTGGAGTCAGATTAATGATttaattatctaaaaaaaattctttagtgtttatatatatatatatatatatatatatatatatatatatatatatataatctattctattctattctaaagtcatttagcagaggcttttctccaaagctacttacatctgagaggaagaacacaaacaagaattcaaacaggatgggacatttaaataaatagactTTATGTTACAAATGGCATCTAAAGGGTTCAAAATAATCTTAATAatgacatgttttatattttaattaggaCTAAAAGATCTGAgggaaaaaagtagaaaaaataacATTCTGCAACTTTTTATAGCAGCTTTTGGGACTTTTCGCCCTCAGTGGTGGAGAATTATTAACAAAAGCACCAACAATTTTATCAATGGCAATTTTAAGGCATTACAGTGTACATAAGAATAATATATAAGGCTCGTTTTCCTAATAAACACGGTCCTAATTTACGCATCAGAACAGCGGAACGGACAGAAAGGCGCAATAAAAGGATTGTTTCACTTCAGTATCTCATTCAGATCAAGCTGGGGGTTAAATTAGAGTCTCATTCTGCCAAATCAGTAAAACTCATTCAGTTCTGGGTTTGAAATGAtttgaaaatgcattaaataatcCCGCACTTTTCAGTTGTTTCTTCTCTGACAGTTAATAGAcatcataataataacaatgaataGATGAACTTTAATAAATGGACTTACCTtattaaacagtttatttaatacAAAGTCCCCACAAATGCAGCGGAGGTTAAAGAAAACGCAGAAATTAGGCTGCAGGAGGTATTTATAGGATGATTTATGAAAATGGGAGTTGAGCCCTGCCCATGATTTCATTGGTGGAGGCTGAGGGTTGCGCCATTACACCCCTCTGATGTCACTAACCAGAGCCATATCACCCCAAACTCCTTACATCAATTCTAGACCGGAGGAGCACCGGTTGCATGCACGAGCCAGGGCATCTCGTTGGTGCCTGCGGGAGTGCGTGCGTCACGCGCGTCACAACAACGCGGGCGCAAAGTGCGGCTGCATCAGCGGGGATGAAGCAGCAAAACATCCTGCTGTTTAGTCTCAGTTTGAAGTtggaaatgtttcagtttgtCATCAGGAATGAAGTCGTTATAAGCACAAAATGATTTGTTAAAAAGCAGGTTCTGTTGCTGCAGCTGGAATAAAGAGAAACATCCTATTTGCACAAACTTATGTAACAGCAACCCCTCCTGCCTCAGACCAAAGATTACAGAGCTTTCCAGCTCTGCATCCACCCCTCTGATCTGAGGAATGCATCACCCTGGTTTGAAGGAAGACCCTTGTCtcctttaatcattttaaacctGTTAGAGACATGGAAATGCATCACTGAGTTACTGcttttagtttgattttttcctctttgttgtattattttattgttgcttGTGGGATGTGCTGCGGCTTTTCTTGGCCGGGACTCCACAGAAAGAGAGGTCTGTGATCTCAGTGGGCCTTTCCTGGCTAATGATtggttaaataagtaaataaataaataaatttaggcaGTTTGATGAAAACTGAAATCTCCTTTCCATCGTATTTTTAAGCCGCAGCTTCTTGCCATGAGTTTCTTTCGatgattttagttttaaagCACGTCTTCTGTAGCTTGATGGCATGACACCTACAGATGTTGTGCAACGTGTGACGCAGCTGGATTCGCAGAAATGAAGTCCAGACTTTCACCTGTGTTTGTGGTGAACGATTACATAACatggaaaacagaaataaatctaATCAGAATGTACTTAAAAAGCATGTTTAACAGTGTTGACCAAAGCGCAGCACATGAAGACTGTAAGACATGAAACACCGGCACAGCTCACACTAACACACACCCAGCTCGCAGTAACACACACCCAGCTCGCAGTAACACACACCCAGCTCGCGCTGAACGCCGAGGAGAAAACACGAGTCTTTAATGAGATTTAAAAGAAGACGACAGAGCCGGCCAACATGTTTCCTCGCTGCACAgtggatctccaacagcttgttttctGGTTATCTGACTGgttctgcatcagtctgttaaTGACCCGTTCATCTGAACCAGGTGCTGCAGGTAACATCCACACCTGTCGGCCCTCAGAGTAGGTGAACCTTCATGCTCACTGTGCTCCATGAAAGGCCCGATCCCTCTGAGCTGCAGTCTCGTCCCAACCAACAACAAAAGCTGCTGAGCTCACAAACTGTGAGGGGAGAATGGATCAAGTCTGAGAGATGAGCTAAAAGAAGTCAGTTCAGTGGCAGGTGGAGCCGGTAAAGGGTTAACACCTCGTTCCAGGTGGGGAACGAGTCTCTCTGCTTCCAGGTAAACCTGCCAGCAGCACGTCTGGAAATCCAGCGTGTTTGAccttcatgatgttttcagcgTCTCAGCTGCACTTTTAATGTTTGTCTGAAATGATGTTAAATGTCTAAACAGCTGATCAGTCTCACTTTATTCCGATCAATTAATCACGAAGATCGAAGAGACCAAAGTACTTCTGTTTTGGTTTCAATAATTCACGAATATGACAAAGTTCCACAGCAAatggttgattgattgattgattgattgattgattgattgattgattgattgattgattgattgattgattgattgattgattgattgattgattgattgattgattagtTTTGGGTCAGTCAGCTTCTCTTTACAACTCTTCTatcaaaaactaaacaaagtacCAATAACGTGAAAGACAACCAATGATTTGCGTTGAAGTAAAACATGACGTCCCACCCTGGGTACCTGGGTCAGAGCCAAGCCTGTCCTCAACCCTCCTTGCTGATCAAAAAGCGTTTCTTCATTCTAACTGCTTCAGCGCTTCATGTGAACGGTTCCACAGCAGAACCCACAAACTGAAACACAGAACGTTCT
This window contains:
- the tat gene encoding tyrosine aminotransferase — its product is MDSKPYLVQMNGNGVHNKKLVKANSLIGPGVNMHGNGVHHVKVNGSLYPAKAKSSRQTWEVKPSEMAKNTLNPIRAIVDGMTLTPNPDKPMIALSIGDPTVFGNLPTDEAVLQALKDAIDSQKYNGYAPSVGYLKSRQAVANFYSCPEAPLEAEDVILTSGCSQAIELAINVLCNPGDNILVPCPGFSLYKTLAVSMGIKVKLYNLLPERSWEIDLQHLESLIDERTSCLIVTNPSNPCGSVFDKEHLQKILKVASKYCVPILADEIYSDMVFPGCSSPSIASLSSDVPILSCGGLAKRWLVPGWRMGWILIHDRNDVFGSEIRQGLVKLSQRILGACTIVQGALESILNNTPQSFYNNTISFLKSNSETCYNELSTVPGLNPIMPSGAMYLMVGIDMDHFPDFKNDVDFTERLVTEQSVFCLPASAFEYPNFFRIVVTVPEEMMVEACARIREFCQRYYRPRSCDSNDLDQ